From the genome of Bacteroidota bacterium:
TGCTTTCCTCTTGCCGGCTTCATGGCTGTGACGCCTCCCGCCCAGACGGAGCCGTTCGACGTTTTTCTGACGCACGCAGAGCAGGCGGCCCTGTCCGTCCGGCAGGCGCTGGCGGACACCTTCTGGGACCGCCTGGAACGGACTCCGCTCGTCGAGGGCGACGCCGTCGTGTTTCTCTACCGGGGCGAGGCCCGCACGGTCCGGCTCCTGGGCGACACGAACAGCTGGAACCGGCCGGACCCACTGCGCCGGATCGAGGGGACAGACCTATGGTTCCGCCGCGAGCCCGCCGAGCCCGAGGCGCGCCTGGAATACCTCTTCCTGGTGGACTCCGAAGCCGAGGGGTTCGGGGCCGAGACGGCCGGGACGCCGGACCCGACGAACCCGCACCGGGTCCTGAGCGCCTTCGGCCCGTTCTCCGAGGTGGCGATGCCCGGCTACGCCTATCCCGAGGTGTTCGCCCCAGTCCGCGACGGTACGCCGGGGTCGGCCGCCGGGCTGGACCGCCACGTCCTCCCCGCGGGCGCGCTGCCCTACGCGCACGAGGCGCTGGTCTACACGCCGCCCGGCTACGCGCGCGACGAGGCGGCCCGCTACCCGACCGTCATCTTCCTCGATGGGCAGGACTACGTCGCCTTCGCCCACGCCCCGGCCGTGCTCGACTGGCTGGCGAACCGGGGCGAGGCCGTGCCCGTCGTTGCCGTCTTCCTGGACCCGCCGAACCGGCACAGCTACACCGCCCCCAACCGGGCGACCGAGTACGCCTTGAACGACGACTTCGTGGCCTTCCTGGCCGGCGAACTCGTGCCGTTCGTCGACGCCCGCTACCGGACCCAGGCTGCGCCCGAGGCCCGCCTCGTCGTCGGCGACTCGTACGCCGGACTGG
Proteins encoded in this window:
- a CDS encoding alpha/beta hydrolase-fold protein; this encodes MAVTPPAQTEPFDVFLTHAEQAALSVRQALADTFWDRLERTPLVEGDAVVFLYRGEARTVRLLGDTNSWNRPDPLRRIEGTDLWFRREPAEPEARLEYLFLVDSEAEGFGAETAGTPDPTNPHRVLSAFGPFSEVAMPGYAYPEVFAPVRDGTPGSAAGLDRHVLPAGALPYAHEALVYTPPGYARDEAARYPTVIFLDGQDYVAFAHAPAVLDWLANRGEAVPVVAVFLDPPNRHSYTAPNRATEYALNDDFVAFLAGELVPFVDARYRTQAAPEARLVVGDSYAGLAAVYAPLRRPDVFGGGYSQSGYHSYQNNRLVRILREAEAPPIRLCLDVGTYERSVGAGLLPDDETDFTAANRRLQAALAARGYDAEYAEYPEGHTWGTWRAHLLDALPHFFPSHKR